The following coding sequences lie in one Pontibacter sp. G13 genomic window:
- a CDS encoding sulfatase has protein sequence MNRDLLLLWACLFVGGMELYAQAPNRMNVLFIVADDMNGYGVWKEYPLAQTPYLDKLASQSLNFTHAACNAPVCVPSRASFFSGIAPHVSGAYLNGSDPWRTSEVLQRAESLPECFKRNGYITSGHGKIFHAKLGGTRHQEMWDNPVFMGGFGPFPASPDEWLGGAKFRSVKAWEGPDSDFPDNVNAEQAISFLQEDHEAPFFLFYGLWRPHTPYTAPKRFFEPFEDVDMPFPPGMVPGDLEDVPGLGQELVDSLFVIFRTDGQPDSAKLKRFLQGYCATTLFADWNIGRVLEALDSSRYADNTVVIFCSDNGYHVGEKMHWQKATLWDQADLVPFMIRLPGGKVASCDQPITLLDVYPTLVELCQLEPPHQSLDGQSLVPILQQPETEGTTPALTTLNVGYASVRDERYRYIIYPDGSEEAYDYRKDPHELDNLIGTRKGAKIRKRLADYLPETYAPSIGGKWEVAKARGK, from the coding sequence ATGAATCGCGACCTACTTCTACTCTGGGCATGCTTATTCGTCGGGGGAATGGAGCTGTATGCACAGGCACCCAACCGGATGAATGTCCTCTTCATTGTGGCGGATGACATGAATGGCTATGGCGTCTGGAAGGAATATCCATTGGCCCAAACGCCCTATCTGGACAAGCTTGCCAGTCAATCCCTCAACTTCACCCACGCTGCCTGCAATGCGCCAGTTTGCGTGCCTTCCCGGGCTTCCTTCTTCAGCGGAATCGCTCCGCATGTGTCCGGTGCCTACCTGAATGGTTCCGATCCTTGGCGTACTTCCGAAGTGCTCCAACGTGCGGAATCCCTGCCCGAATGTTTCAAGCGAAACGGTTACATCACTTCTGGACATGGCAAGATTTTTCACGCCAAGCTTGGGGGAACCCGTCATCAGGAGATGTGGGACAATCCGGTGTTCATGGGCGGTTTCGGTCCATTTCCTGCCTCCCCAGATGAATGGCTAGGCGGTGCCAAGTTTCGGTCTGTCAAGGCTTGGGAAGGTCCAGACTCCGATTTTCCGGACAATGTCAATGCCGAGCAGGCGATCTCATTTCTACAGGAAGACCATGAAGCTCCCTTTTTCCTTTTCTATGGACTTTGGCGGCCGCATACGCCCTATACAGCCCCCAAGCGATTTTTCGAGCCATTCGAAGATGTAGATATGCCATTTCCCCCAGGCATGGTCCCCGGAGATCTAGAGGATGTGCCCGGTCTCGGGCAGGAACTGGTAGACTCGCTGTTTGTGATTTTCCGGACGGACGGGCAGCCCGATTCAGCCAAATTGAAGCGATTTCTACAAGGATACTGCGCCACGACCCTGTTTGCCGATTGGAATATCGGTCGGGTCTTGGAGGCTTTGGATAGCAGTCGATATGCCGACAACACCGTCGTGATATTCTGCTCGGACAATGGCTATCACGTGGGGGAAAAGATGCATTGGCAGAAAGCCACCTTATGGGATCAAGCGGATTTGGTACCCTTCATGATTCGATTGCCGGGGGGCAAGGTGGCCAGCTGCGATCAACCGATTACGCTGCTGGATGTATATCCGACGTTGGTGGAGTTGTGCCAATTGGAACCTCCTCATCAGTCATTGGATGGGCAGTCGTTGGTGCCGATTCTCCAACAGCCTGAAACGGAAGGAACAACGCCAGCGCTCACCACCTTGAATGTGGGCTATGCTTCCGTCCGGGACGAAAGATATCGGTACATCATCTATCCGGATGGCTCGGAGGAAGCATACGATTACCGAAAAGATCCCCATGAATTGGACAATCTGATCGGCACGCGGAAAGGAGCCAAGATCAGGAAAAGACTTGCAGATTATTTGCCCGAAACATACGCGCCTTCCATCGGGGGAAAATGGGAAGTCGCTAAAGCCAGAGGAAAATGA
- a CDS encoding arylsulfatase, with product MFRKFLLILTCWIGGHIALAQSNDRPNVILVFVDDLGYHDLHAYGQQEIETPNLDRMAKEGIKFSQCYAGSAVCAPSRHSLMTGLHTGHTKVRHNINQLPLGQMPLDSAAFTMAEMFKEKGYNTAAIGKWAMGAPGNSGDPLQQGFDYFMGYYCQCKAHNYFPEMLWRNGDTVSLANVCEPVEVPFVDYPLSYATEKVEYSPDLMFQEVKDFIGRQTQRKPFFLYYAATLPHSNGEAPEDERFEVPDWGQYADKDWEPKEKGYAAMVSKLDAQMGELMELLTYYRIEKKTLVVFTSDNGPTNFAQRFWSSGFFRGKKRSLYEGGIRVPMIAWMPGTIPERSIESSVTVQYDLFPTFAELIQVKSKDLPQMDGVSLLHTMKTGKDLKDRVCYWEIYEGPEAPARAIRKGEWKLLQTHIGDEEQERTELYRIPEDPEEYFDLKAVYPEVVRDLTEEIERQHTPYEWVEF from the coding sequence ATGTTCAGAAAATTCCTTCTCATACTCACTTGCTGGATCGGTGGCCATATCGCATTGGCCCAATCAAATGATCGTCCGAATGTCATCCTCGTGTTTGTGGATGACTTGGGATACCACGACTTGCATGCCTATGGCCAGCAGGAAATTGAGACCCCCAATCTCGACCGGATGGCCAAGGAAGGCATCAAGTTTTCGCAGTGCTATGCGGGAAGTGCGGTTTGTGCGCCATCGCGCCATTCGCTGATGACGGGTCTACATACCGGACACACCAAGGTCCGACACAACATCAATCAACTTCCGCTCGGTCAAATGCCGCTGGATTCTGCGGCCTTTACGATGGCGGAGATGTTCAAGGAAAAAGGATACAACACCGCCGCGATCGGGAAATGGGCCATGGGTGCCCCGGGGAATTCGGGAGATCCCTTGCAGCAGGGGTTCGACTATTTCATGGGGTACTACTGTCAGTGCAAGGCGCACAATTACTTTCCAGAAATGCTTTGGCGCAATGGGGATACCGTTTCCCTCGCTAATGTTTGCGAGCCGGTGGAGGTCCCGTTTGTGGATTATCCTCTTTCCTATGCAACGGAAAAGGTGGAGTATTCGCCGGATTTGATGTTTCAGGAGGTCAAGGATTTTATCGGGCGCCAGACGCAGCGCAAGCCCTTTTTCCTGTACTATGCTGCGACCTTGCCACATTCCAATGGCGAAGCCCCAGAGGACGAACGATTCGAGGTGCCTGATTGGGGGCAATATGCGGACAAGGATTGGGAGCCGAAGGAAAAAGGATATGCGGCCATGGTCTCGAAGCTTGATGCCCAGATGGGAGAGTTGATGGAGTTGTTGACCTACTACCGCATCGAAAAGAAGACGCTAGTGGTATTTACCAGCGATAATGGACCCACCAATTTTGCGCAGAGATTTTGGAGTTCGGGTTTTTTCCGAGGGAAGAAGCGCTCCCTGTACGAGGGCGGAATTCGAGTTCCCATGATCGCATGGATGCCGGGGACCATTCCCGAACGTTCCATCGAATCTTCTGTAACGGTGCAGTACGACCTCTTTCCCACCTTCGCCGAGCTCATCCAGGTGAAATCCAAGGACCTTCCCCAGATGGACGGGGTATCCCTCCTTCACACCATGAAAACCGGCAAAGACCTCAAGGACAGAGTCTGCTACTGGGAGATCTATGAAGGTCCAGAGGCTCCCGCCCGCGCCATACGCAAGGGAGAGTGGAAGCTCCTCCAAACCCATATTGGCGATGAGGAACAGGAACGGACCGAGCTGTACCGAATTCCCGAGGACCCCGAAGAATATTTTGATCTGAAGGCGGTCTACCCCGAAGTCGTGAGAGATCTGACTGAGGAGATCGAACGCCAGCACACCCCCTATGAGTGGGTGGAATTTTGA
- a CDS encoding PKD domain-containing protein, whose amino-acid sequence MKQLLAGLFVALMATATFAQTDPNYVDFEFGPLYGGHSPSNNTPINNTYFWNNYGIRFQVNSGGSLVDALYAEAGSQGSGQFAFLLDNTGTGDNDCPGVPTTVADDNPKRWDAGYSSGCFFLRDTDINNNNNQPEPLIITYDPDQHPNCIVASGFIYDIDGTHATDPEEEAWRIDAYTSMSSTTPEQTIYVVGNDWNACTGCPTIPAASIYNTNPLGGYKAGDGYETYWEVNTLNPIERIEITYNGDPDRSVGFAFDNFYYCSRGQEPEPLCDFDATPAHNVDGCGVQFYANATPSPTTTILHYFWEFGDGTSSNEANPFHQYPPNGTFLAKLTITGWDGNECCVKEYEIEVNTRECNECGAEIGFLWNTLREVECCVIELDALILAQNSEVLGYIWEFSDGLILQGPSVTRALPGNSIGVCLTVVMRNPHGGDEECCTFEICDEINCDRGSGQIGPISVGGSGESRAFMEEPSSQLPTFDQDNASALAITKIYPNPASTQVNLEIFSQDADQATLLLVDINGNVSMEIDEVNLVEGSNNLPVNVSELKAGIYSVILEGNRFGAVASKVEIQRQ is encoded by the coding sequence ATGAAACAGCTTTTAGCAGGCTTATTCGTCGCATTGATGGCAACAGCCACCTTCGCCCAAACAGATCCCAACTATGTGGATTTTGAATTTGGTCCATTGTATGGAGGTCATTCCCCCTCTAACAACACCCCTATCAACAACACCTACTTTTGGAACAACTATGGAATTCGGTTCCAAGTGAATTCTGGTGGCAGCCTCGTAGATGCCTTGTATGCTGAAGCAGGGAGCCAAGGTTCAGGGCAATTTGCCTTTTTGCTAGACAACACCGGAACAGGGGACAACGACTGCCCGGGTGTACCCACTACCGTAGCGGACGACAACCCCAAAAGATGGGATGCAGGTTACAGTTCTGGATGTTTCTTCTTGCGTGATACCGATATCAACAACAACAACAACCAGCCAGAGCCCTTGATCATTACCTACGACCCCGATCAACACCCTAACTGTATCGTTGCGAGTGGATTCATCTACGACATTGATGGTACACATGCCACTGATCCCGAGGAAGAAGCATGGAGAATTGACGCTTACACGAGCATGAGTAGCACCACGCCAGAGCAGACCATCTACGTAGTGGGTAACGACTGGAATGCTTGTACGGGATGTCCTACGATTCCAGCGGCCTCTATCTACAACACCAATCCACTTGGTGGCTACAAAGCCGGTGATGGATACGAGACTTACTGGGAGGTCAATACCCTCAACCCGATCGAGAGAATCGAAATCACCTACAACGGCGATCCAGACAGAAGTGTAGGGTTTGCGTTTGACAACTTCTACTACTGTAGCCGTGGCCAAGAGCCAGAGCCTCTCTGTGATTTCGATGCAACCCCTGCGCACAATGTCGATGGTTGTGGTGTACAGTTCTATGCCAACGCCACCCCAAGCCCAACCACTACCATCCTCCACTACTTCTGGGAGTTTGGAGACGGCACTTCTTCCAATGAGGCCAATCCTTTCCACCAGTACCCACCGAACGGCACCTTCTTGGCCAAGTTGACCATCACCGGATGGGACGGCAATGAATGCTGTGTCAAGGAATATGAAATCGAAGTCAACACCCGTGAATGCAACGAATGTGGTGCTGAGATCGGATTCTTGTGGAACACGCTTCGCGAAGTCGAGTGTTGTGTCATCGAATTGGACGCGTTGATCCTTGCGCAGAACTCAGAAGTACTTGGATACATCTGGGAATTCTCTGATGGACTCATCTTGCAAGGTCCTTCCGTTACCCGCGCCCTTCCTGGAAACTCTATCGGCGTTTGCCTAACCGTAGTCATGCGCAACCCACATGGTGGCGATGAAGAGTGCTGTACGTTTGAAATCTGCGACGAGATCAACTGCGATCGCGGCTCCGGTCAAATCGGCCCAATCAGCGTAGGCGGAAGCGGTGAAAGCAGAGCATTCATGGAAGAACCTTCCAGCCAGCTGCCTACCTTCGATCAAGACAATGCATCCGCTTTGGCCATCACCAAGATCTACCCCAACCCTGCCTCGACGCAGGTAAACCTGGAGATCTTCAGCCAAGATGCAGATCAGGCTACCTTGCTGCTCGTCGACATCAATGGCAACGTCAGTATGGAAATTGACGAAGTAAACCTCGTCGAAGGTTCCAACAACCTTCCGGTCAATGTTTCTGAGTTGAAGGCAGGTATCTACTCTGTCATCCTTGAAGGAAACCGATTCGGAGCTGTTGCTTCCAAAGTGGAGATCCAGCGTCAGTAA
- a CDS encoding DUF1080 domain-containing protein: MNKISYWMIAMCAGLLTACSPTSHTQVVDLFPDGDFGRYWDVYLGIPHPRVEVPGYSDSIRAAQEPLGLGHDPLGVFEVVEVDGEPLIRISGQVYGCLTSRTSYSNYHFSWEFKWGDAVWPPREQLPMDSGILYHCSGPQGAFGTYRSWMSSVECQVEAGDCGEYWSLAGAYADIASAENSGVEGEPFRFDPDGSPRTFARSHLGGVGPVCHESRDVEHPKGEWNRGEIYVLGDQSIHLINGEVVMALQNIRKSDGETETPLTSGFIQIQSEGAEIFYRNLKMEPITHFPEGWASKAGFSGGEIDG, encoded by the coding sequence ATGAACAAGATATCATATTGGATGATCGCCATGTGCGCCGGTCTCTTGACGGCCTGCTCACCTACCTCACATACCCAAGTGGTAGATCTATTCCCAGACGGGGATTTTGGTCGATATTGGGACGTCTACTTGGGGATTCCACATCCTCGTGTAGAGGTGCCCGGATACTCCGATTCTATACGAGCAGCTCAGGAACCCTTGGGACTCGGCCATGATCCACTGGGGGTTTTCGAGGTCGTGGAAGTCGATGGAGAGCCTCTGATCAGGATCTCCGGACAGGTCTACGGGTGTCTGACGAGTCGTACATCATACAGCAATTATCACTTTTCGTGGGAATTCAAATGGGGCGATGCGGTCTGGCCCCCCCGGGAACAATTGCCCATGGACAGCGGAATCCTCTATCATTGCTCAGGGCCTCAAGGCGCTTTTGGCACATATCGATCTTGGATGAGTAGCGTGGAATGCCAAGTGGAAGCTGGCGACTGTGGCGAATATTGGTCGTTGGCGGGGGCGTATGCAGATATCGCATCAGCGGAAAATTCCGGAGTGGAAGGCGAGCCTTTCCGATTTGATCCCGACGGTTCCCCGCGGACCTTTGCCAGATCCCATCTGGGGGGAGTAGGCCCGGTGTGTCATGAATCCCGAGACGTCGAGCATCCCAAGGGCGAATGGAATCGTGGGGAGATCTATGTGCTGGGAGATCAATCTATCCATTTGATCAATGGGGAGGTGGTCATGGCGCTTCAGAATATCCGCAAATCGGATGGGGAGACCGAAACTCCTTTGACTTCAGGATTCATCCAGATCCAGTCCGAAGGTGCTGAGATTTTCTATCGGAATTTGAAGATGGAGCCGATTACCCACTTCCCAGAAGGCTGGGCTTCGAAGGCAGGGTTTTCAGGAGGGGAAATAGACGGGTAG
- a CDS encoding nucleoside hydrolase-like domain-containing protein, which translates to MSRYLGRIIWVLLICLSGCDLGSPAPEKPVVWVYSDLSDPRQQRDGGYPQNDPDDIVSMASLMLSANRYDIRQIVVGSTNRIGLEDPMPFVSEMLLNAYEHDQAALNESLGGFPETLPFIWSSITQQTSPIAFDSTASYLDLSELETVQALVDLASNEQVFVLNWGPLTESAMAVKHCLDTGNDAALRNMIFISHWTKSSLAQGSLETPFHVANCWDDVEACRFLHNEAGRNPLVRFIELGCVGQKGIVNGAAGFDQMETFGASRLGQIFITAKYYHQKPDFSDAATHWLLASGVGPAWTDYPSDGSLSVQEEGQFVQHFLDASPWIMDDLLHRSEIAARKKEPFSPEQLAHYFTYVYFNHFRNAYGMHLTQSSHVMISDSLGTVFFEGDFPKGDHALELETFSSGTYLVKVSGVDREFRLTVGDRPME; encoded by the coding sequence ATGTCTAGGTATCTTGGAAGAATTATTTGGGTATTGCTGATTTGCCTCTCTGGTTGTGATCTAGGCTCCCCTGCACCCGAAAAACCGGTAGTCTGGGTGTATTCAGACCTGTCCGATCCCCGCCAGCAACGCGACGGTGGTTATCCCCAAAATGATCCGGATGATATTGTGTCCATGGCCTCCCTGATGCTTTCTGCCAATCGATATGATATTCGCCAGATTGTCGTAGGTTCTACCAATCGAATCGGGTTAGAAGATCCCATGCCGTTCGTGTCGGAGATGCTTCTAAATGCCTATGAGCATGATCAGGCCGCCTTGAACGAGTCTTTGGGTGGATTTCCGGAGACTTTGCCCTTCATCTGGTCGAGCATTACGCAACAAACTTCCCCGATCGCTTTCGATTCCACGGCTTCCTACCTCGATTTGTCGGAGTTGGAGACCGTGCAGGCTTTGGTGGATCTGGCTTCGAATGAGCAGGTATTTGTGCTGAATTGGGGACCTTTGACCGAATCTGCGATGGCCGTCAAGCACTGTCTGGACACCGGCAATGATGCGGCACTCCGGAACATGATCTTCATTTCGCACTGGACCAAATCGAGTTTGGCGCAGGGGTCGCTGGAGACTCCCTTTCATGTGGCCAACTGCTGGGATGATGTGGAGGCATGTAGATTTTTGCACAACGAGGCAGGGCGTAATCCGTTGGTGCGCTTCATCGAATTGGGATGTGTGGGCCAGAAGGGGATCGTGAATGGGGCTGCAGGATTCGATCAAATGGAAACCTTCGGAGCAAGTCGCCTCGGGCAAATATTCATCACCGCCAAATACTACCATCAAAAACCGGACTTCTCCGATGCCGCCACCCATTGGCTTTTGGCCTCGGGGGTAGGTCCTGCCTGGACGGATTATCCATCGGACGGAAGCCTCTCCGTTCAGGAAGAAGGGCAATTTGTCCAGCATTTTCTAGACGCGAGTCCCTGGATCATGGACGATCTCCTCCATCGATCAGAAATAGCCGCGCGAAAAAAAGAACCATTTTCGCCTGAACAATTGGCGCATTATTTTACCTATGTGTACTTCAACCACTTTCGGAATGCCTATGGCATGCACCTGACTCAATCCTCCCACGTGATGATTTCTGATAGCTTGGGGACCGTCTTTTTCGAAGGCGATTTTCCCAAGGGAGATCACGCCCTGGAGTTGGAGACCTTCTCTTCGGGGACATACCTCGTGAAGGTATCAGGTGTGGACCGGGAATTTCGATTGACAGTTGGAGATCGCCCTATGGAGTAA
- a CDS encoding RagB/SusD family nutrient uptake outer membrane protein, whose translation MKNLYKAAWMTGLLAVATGCTNLDPILKDDVVAGNFLNTPADYAAAVATPYQQLTNLSQWHWLVMDHTSDALTIYTHQSGWNNDRHRRTDTHELLESDNKRFPLGGTMWSPIFDGIAKTNGAIEFLKGGDPDIAAPYLAELRALRGFYYLLGMDAYGGMPIVEAAAPTPGTLPERNTAVEVFEFITSEFEEVIPLLPSKGDADFPGFPRISKEAAQGILALVYLNGEVYTRSDFAQPGSGTTYYDEALELIDEIIDGGQFGLVSNYAAMFDVDNETQEQEFLFYVDHKTGITGGAVGYPIWSLTLEWVEAWTGNLGLNSANGPAVEPAFFRYYLDHPNYQNDKRFLFNPETQEGNFLYGVQYTPAGDTLKDTQGRIIDHSIDFYLRPQDGPADYQALYEGVRIIKWWPDPTGIDRQADNGFPIIRYADLLLMKAEIILRKKGATSVNGVIDDAITDPMADELVNMVRERAFDDYEPLTGVTLLDVYDERGLELYAEAAHRRRDQIRFDTHHIARESWQTAQGPEFDRYKSLFPVPGDERAANPNLWQNTGY comes from the coding sequence ATGAAAAATCTATATAAAGCAGCATGGATGACCGGATTGCTGGCAGTGGCTACAGGCTGTACCAATCTGGACCCCATTCTCAAGGATGATGTCGTCGCTGGGAACTTCCTGAATACCCCAGCTGATTATGCGGCTGCGGTGGCTACTCCCTACCAGCAGTTGACCAATCTCTCCCAATGGCATTGGTTGGTGATGGACCATACTTCGGACGCCCTGACGATTTATACCCATCAGTCTGGATGGAACAATGACCGTCACCGTCGTACCGATACCCACGAATTGTTGGAAAGCGACAACAAGCGATTCCCGCTAGGAGGAACCATGTGGAGCCCGATCTTTGACGGGATTGCCAAAACCAATGGTGCCATCGAATTTCTGAAAGGGGGTGATCCAGATATCGCTGCTCCTTACTTGGCAGAATTGCGTGCACTTCGTGGTTTTTACTATCTCTTGGGCATGGATGCGTATGGCGGCATGCCAATCGTAGAGGCGGCTGCCCCAACTCCCGGTACCTTGCCTGAGCGAAACACTGCCGTGGAAGTATTTGAGTTTATCACCTCAGAATTCGAAGAAGTCATCCCATTGTTGCCAAGCAAAGGAGATGCAGATTTTCCGGGATTTCCGCGGATTTCCAAGGAAGCGGCTCAAGGGATCTTGGCGCTCGTTTACCTGAACGGTGAAGTGTACACGCGCTCCGATTTTGCGCAACCCGGTTCTGGAACCACTTACTACGATGAGGCTTTGGAACTGATCGATGAGATCATCGACGGTGGCCAATTCGGATTGGTGAGCAACTATGCTGCGATGTTCGATGTGGATAACGAAACGCAGGAACAGGAATTCCTATTCTACGTCGATCACAAAACCGGTATTACCGGAGGAGCAGTGGGCTATCCGATCTGGAGCTTGACGCTTGAATGGGTGGAAGCTTGGACAGGGAACTTGGGCTTGAATTCTGCGAATGGTCCTGCGGTAGAACCAGCCTTCTTCCGATACTATTTGGATCACCCAAATTACCAGAATGATAAACGCTTCCTCTTCAATCCTGAAACGCAAGAAGGGAACTTCCTGTACGGGGTTCAATATACGCCAGCAGGAGATACCTTGAAGGATACTCAAGGACGAATCATTGATCACTCGATCGATTTCTACCTCCGTCCACAAGATGGACCCGCTGATTATCAGGCATTGTATGAAGGGGTGCGCATCATCAAGTGGTGGCCAGATCCAACTGGAATCGACCGCCAGGCAGACAATGGATTCCCAATCATCCGATACGCTGACTTGTTGCTCATGAAAGCAGAGATCATCCTCAGAAAGAAAGGCGCAACCTCTGTCAATGGCGTGATTGATGACGCCATTACCGATCCGATGGCAGATGAGTTGGTGAATATGGTCCGTGAGCGTGCATTCGATGATTATGAGCCATTGACGGGTGTGACTTTGCTGGATGTCTATGACGAGCGTGGGCTGGAACTGTATGCTGAAGCGGCGCACCGCCGTAGAGACCAGATTCGGTTCGATACACACCACATTGCGCGTGAGTCCTGGCAGACAGCCCAAGGACCTGAATTTGATCGTTACAAGAGCTTGTTCCCAGTTCCGGGTGATGAGCGTGCAGCCAACCCTAACCTCTGGCAAAACACCGGATATTAG
- a CDS encoding sugar-binding domain-containing protein — MRIYAFGLLAAILSVSLVSHAQEWELAEAPLYTPWADKVNPEQVLPEYPRPMMMRDAWLNLNGLWEFSPVEQGTPIRFGKKLDQHILVPYPWESALSGQRVQLDSRRARYRRTFELPAAWAEQDLLLHFGAVDWEASVYLNGQFVGQHRGGFDAFSLDITAFLKEKGPQELIVEVYDPGNDEAIAYGKQSNDRFSNPQRFSYTPASGIWQTVWLEPVADWHITDLHLVPHLDHTYLSVEIDMSHLSREKLIKVEISDSSQIIATSQGLAHQTLEIDLPNPRHWSPEDPFLYPVKITLTDSAGTVYDVVDSYFGMRKISIEPSRAGAQQLMLNNEVYFQMGPLDQGYWPDGIFTAPTDEALKWDIVKMKEFGFNMVRKHIKIEPQRWYYWCDKIGLLVWQDMPSTHKFRSEAMEIQFESELQSMIKTHWNHPSIVNWVVFNEHWGLYDPVRLTEFVMALDPSRLVTGNSGIDAGKPDVDFEVGHIKDDHSYRPPTVTFANDKRAVVCGEYGAIGYLPQDHTWDVDGPWVHYNYAGLEEATAEYERFVDMLIEFKREHLSAAVYTQWTDVENEMNGIYSYDRKVIKLDQARVTAANQSTYQEAPQDPER; from the coding sequence ATGAGGATCTACGCATTTGGGCTTCTCGCAGCGATATTGTCAGTAAGCCTAGTCTCACATGCCCAAGAATGGGAATTGGCCGAGGCGCCCTTGTATACGCCTTGGGCAGATAAGGTCAACCCGGAACAGGTACTCCCCGAATATCCCCGTCCCATGATGATGCGGGATGCATGGCTCAATCTCAATGGCCTGTGGGAATTCAGCCCTGTGGAGCAAGGAACGCCCATCAGATTTGGCAAAAAGCTCGATCAACACATTTTGGTTCCCTATCCCTGGGAATCGGCCTTGTCCGGCCAGCGGGTACAGTTGGATTCCAGACGGGCCCGATACCGAAGGACGTTCGAGCTTCCGGCGGCTTGGGCGGAACAAGATCTGCTGCTTCACTTCGGAGCGGTGGATTGGGAAGCGTCGGTCTATCTGAATGGGCAATTTGTCGGGCAGCATCGGGGAGGATTCGACGCGTTTTCATTGGATATCACGGCGTTTTTGAAAGAGAAAGGACCTCAGGAACTCATCGTCGAAGTCTATGACCCAGGCAACGATGAAGCCATCGCCTATGGCAAGCAAAGCAATGATCGATTCTCCAATCCTCAACGGTTTTCATACACGCCCGCATCGGGGATCTGGCAGACCGTTTGGCTGGAGCCCGTAGCCGATTGGCACATCACCGATCTCCATCTGGTCCCCCATCTGGACCATACGTATTTGAGTGTGGAAATCGACATGTCCCATCTTTCCCGAGAAAAACTGATCAAAGTCGAAATTTCAGATTCCAGCCAAATCATAGCTACAAGTCAGGGATTGGCCCACCAAACCTTGGAGATCGATCTGCCCAATCCTCGCCACTGGTCCCCGGAAGATCCCTTCCTGTATCCGGTGAAAATTACCCTGACCGATTCTGCGGGGACCGTCTATGATGTTGTGGACTCCTATTTCGGCATGCGCAAAATCTCCATCGAACCTTCGCGTGCAGGGGCGCAGCAGTTGATGCTCAACAACGAAGTCTACTTCCAGATGGGCCCACTGGATCAAGGCTATTGGCCGGACGGCATCTTCACTGCCCCCACGGATGAAGCGCTGAAATGGGACATCGTGAAAATGAAGGAATTTGGGTTCAACATGGTCCGTAAGCACATCAAGATCGAGCCTCAGCGATGGTATTACTGGTGTGACAAAATAGGCCTACTCGTCTGGCAGGACATGCCCTCTACCCACAAGTTTCGCAGTGAAGCCATGGAGATCCAGTTTGAGTCCGAACTGCAATCCATGATCAAAACCCACTGGAACCATCCCTCCATCGTCAACTGGGTGGTGTTCAACGAGCATTGGGGATTGTATGATCCAGTCCGATTGACCGAATTTGTCATGGCTCTCGATCCGAGCAGATTGGTGACGGGCAACTCCGGCATCGACGCAGGAAAACCCGATGTGGACTTCGAGGTGGGGCATATCAAGGATGATCATTCATATCGCCCGCCTACCGTGACCTTTGCCAATGACAAGCGTGCGGTGGTCTGTGGTGAATATGGCGCCATCGGATACCTGCCCCAAGATCACACCTGGGATGTAGATGGACCGTGGGTGCACTACAACTATGCGGGGCTGGAGGAAGCTACGGCTGAGTACGAGCGATTCGTGGACATGCTTATCGAATTCAAGCGGGAACACTTGTCCGCGGCCGTCTACACGCAATGGACCGATGTCGAAAACGAGATGAACGGCATCTATTCCTACGACCGCAAGGTGATCAAGCTCGATCAGGCCCGAGTCACCGCCGCCAATCAGTCCACCTATCAAGAAGCACCCCAAGACCCCGAAAGATAA